In one window of Massilibacterium senegalense DNA:
- a CDS encoding ATP-binding protein, whose protein sequence is MKTIPITIRDMKYPQMIDMNNTLHSFIKEHKNNLSFTFDFNNLKWIDPSGAVIFLETIKNLEEENIKLEYIDLDLTSSPVQYGLNIEIFQELGISELGSNEEGLTYLAPKKVYKNEVYDYIKNHDYSMENFFDILSEKITNKVIRQSNMTNDKLTSLFSYVVRELIRNIFDHSKSEYFYYGSQYLPNKKIVELVISDRGVGLKNTIPFDTEEKWLDLDTTENAIQKAFTPGVTAASNHSYAPQDYWNSGFGLAMVKSLVSAADGTLSIATSDKAITYN, encoded by the coding sequence ATGAAAACTATACCTATCACAATTAGAGATATGAAATATCCACAAATGATTGATATGAACAATACATTGCATTCATTTATAAAAGAACACAAAAATAATCTTTCATTTACTTTTGATTTTAATAATTTGAAATGGATTGACCCATCGGGTGCAGTTATTTTTTTGGAAACGATTAAAAATTTAGAAGAAGAAAATATTAAACTAGAATATATTGACTTAGATTTGACATCTTCCCCTGTACAATACGGTTTGAACATAGAAATATTCCAAGAGTTGGGGATTTCGGAATTAGGTAGTAATGAAGAAGGGTTGACTTATTTAGCGCCAAAAAAAGTTTATAAAAATGAAGTTTATGATTATATAAAAAATCATGACTATAGTATGGAAAACTTTTTTGATATCCTATCAGAAAAAATCACTAATAAAGTTATTAGGCAGTCAAATATGACGAATGATAAATTAACAAGTCTTTTCAGTTATGTTGTTAGAGAATTAATAAGAAACATATTTGATCATTCTAAAAGTGAATATTTTTACTATGGTTCACAATACTTACCAAACAAAAAGATTGTAGAACTGGTAATATCGGATAGAGGTGTTGGTTTAAAAAATACAATTCCATTTGATACAGAAGAAAAATGGCTTGATTTAGATACTACTGAAAATGCAATACAAAAGGCATTTACACCAGGAGTAACCGCTGCAAGTAATCACAGCTATGCACCACAGGATTATTGGAATTCAGGATTTGGGTTGGCTATGGTAAAAAGTCTTGTATCAGCAGCAGATGGTACTCTTAGCATAGCTACATCTGATAAAGCCATTACCTATAATTAA
- a CDS encoding HesA/MoeB/ThiF family protein: protein MGNNQFVVHTSVEIYSEKEKVIHFLLGNQNRHITYEYDPAFLQLALFLSKPHTVQETVEELQKQHFHVNEEEVKQAIFLLFSDSILKIVNSDNNAATMSTIYNRQLDFFEEFTDGQKSATQFQQRLHDAKVVILGLGGIGSWIAYSLVQSGVRQLTLVDGDRVEESNLTRQAGYRVQDIGRLKVDALADFLQQINPTISLQTHAIHCKETTDFISICEGKDLIISCMDEPNSVIPGRWIHQVGHTLHIPHMISGGYRGHLGLIGPTIIPGKSVCYECIVKAIEEEYRDWKLLKPAGKVGTIGALSAVIANLHAFEAIRVLTHISEPAMLNKKGEFDFLHNQFVLREYKAQQNCPYCRKKGDENE, encoded by the coding sequence TTGGGTAACAACCAATTTGTTGTTCATACTTCAGTAGAAATTTATAGTGAAAAAGAAAAAGTGATTCACTTTTTACTTGGAAATCAAAATCGACATATTACCTATGAATATGATCCAGCGTTTTTACAACTAGCTTTATTTTTATCCAAACCTCATACAGTGCAAGAAACGGTAGAGGAATTACAAAAACAACATTTTCATGTCAATGAAGAAGAGGTTAAGCAAGCTATTTTTTTATTATTTAGTGATTCGATTTTAAAAATAGTTAATTCAGACAATAACGCAGCTACAATGTCTACTATTTACAACCGACAACTTGATTTTTTTGAAGAGTTTACAGATGGACAGAAAAGTGCGACACAATTTCAACAAAGACTTCATGATGCAAAGGTTGTTATTTTGGGATTAGGTGGAATTGGGTCGTGGATTGCTTACTCTCTTGTTCAATCCGGAGTCAGACAACTTACGCTAGTGGATGGAGATAGGGTAGAAGAAAGTAATTTAACGCGGCAAGCTGGATATCGTGTACAAGATATTGGACGATTAAAAGTAGATGCATTAGCAGACTTTCTACAACAAATAAACCCAACCATATCGCTTCAAACACATGCTATTCATTGTAAGGAGACTACTGATTTTATTAGCATTTGTGAAGGGAAAGATTTAATCATTAGTTGTATGGATGAACCAAATTCTGTAATACCTGGTCGTTGGATTCATCAAGTGGGGCATACATTACATATTCCGCATATGATTAGTGGTGGATACCGTGGTCATTTAGGGTTGATTGGACCTACCATTATTCCTGGTAAATCCGTTTGTTATGAATGTATCGTAAAAGCAATTGAAGAGGAATACCGAGATTGGAAACTTCTAAAACCAGCGGGAAAAGTAGGAACAATCGGTGCATTGTCAGCGGTAATTGCCAATCTACATGCATTTGAAGCTATTCGCGTGTTAACTCATATTTCTGAGCCAGCGATGCTGAATAAAAAAGGAGAATTTGACTTTTTACATAATCAATTTGTATTACGGGAATACAAGGCACAACAAAATTGTCCGTATTGCCGGAAAAAGGGTGACGAAAATGAATAA
- a CDS encoding LpxL/LpxP family acyltransferase: MNKEMTRYLEGFFNVLAPLEVHETFKNMALLPPTQLFSFMKAVRTKEMEQLLETDFWKHHRQIIQQNVSFVQAESLFTEHEIDDLMKYLFVDCNIWVLFLAIQIQNESFVQNHLSFHHEERVIKALEEGNGVILGQLHWGPFQLLAPAMLYKGYSVFQFFGEKNAEKLMRNLVSVYFPEEQSKAFKTVTVPENGFLFKAIKALKRNELVSIPLEVSGSDIKPKQVVSFLGEKVYAPEGACAMAHLSKAPIIMVRVESEEDHLHIYFDPPVYVGQKSEIEEKNKFLFAKAEAYVKEKPEQWRGWSFLEQMLVKK, from the coding sequence ATGAATAAAGAGATGACAAGGTATTTAGAAGGATTTTTTAATGTATTAGCACCACTTGAAGTACATGAAACATTTAAAAATATGGCATTGCTACCGCCAACGCAACTTTTTTCTTTTATGAAGGCCGTGCGTACAAAAGAAATGGAACAACTGTTAGAAACTGATTTTTGGAAACATCATCGACAAATTATTCAACAAAACGTATCTTTTGTCCAAGCAGAATCACTTTTTACGGAGCATGAGATAGATGATTTGATGAAATATTTATTTGTCGATTGTAACATTTGGGTTCTTTTTTTAGCTATCCAAATACAAAATGAATCATTTGTTCAAAATCACCTTTCGTTCCATCATGAAGAACGAGTAATAAAAGCACTCGAAGAAGGAAATGGTGTCATATTAGGCCAATTACATTGGGGCCCTTTTCAATTGTTGGCACCAGCTATGTTATATAAAGGATACTCGGTGTTTCAATTTTTCGGCGAAAAAAATGCAGAAAAATTAATGAGAAATTTAGTTTCCGTTTATTTTCCTGAAGAACAAAGCAAAGCATTTAAAACAGTAACCGTACCGGAAAATGGATTTTTGTTTAAGGCAATTAAAGCATTAAAACGTAATGAACTCGTTTCTATTCCGCTCGAAGTAAGTGGTTCTGATATAAAACCGAAGCAAGTTGTCTCTTTTTTAGGAGAAAAAGTGTATGCACCAGAGGGAGCGTGTGCAATGGCGCACCTTTCAAAAGCACCTATTATCATGGTACGAGTGGAAAGCGAAGAAGATCATCTTCATATTTATTTTGATCCTCCAGTGTATGTAGGGCAAAAAAGTGAAATAGAAGAGAAAAATAAATTTCTTTTTGCGAAAGCAGAGGCATATGTGAAGGAAAAGCCGGAACAATGGCGAGGGTGGTCCTTTTTAGAGCAAATGCTTGTAAAAAAGTGA
- a CDS encoding BMQ_0737 family morphogenetic spore coat protein, with translation MSCSNCHQSIKKATNSLQEECIRVQKVYDWVTDALSVTREVRFTSQQLEAIRNAMNDPNRRPLRFVCQTQQVRETFRIEEGVACQNQGTTCDQVGEKQTVTVPVGGKLVEAQLVDLVFKTDVVLKVLDRLGNVVTSIPLNVTAFQSFVLCYPDGTDLFCKVTKVICRIPSGTVLVNNPVSESIQLEVIFCVDIQVEAEVKLEVLAKFCAPRENDIEVPIVTEVCPEPEFPPQCPAIFPRPNCDCQASGNVTGQTSQQATEIGIASVDFDICPNCHIKNSRLLFTFKDEDFSDGAKDFTFQATSFDQSTLKCEKSQGGLRLTVSGTGEFTNGKLANFTLTLWERKGGGGQQFEITLTRFHAQQNPIFTTGRVNVTSGSFTIEDCVTFEDIKLKKSP, from the coding sequence ATGTCTTGTTCAAACTGTCATCAATCGATCAAAAAAGCGACGAATAGTTTACAAGAAGAGTGTATTCGTGTGCAAAAAGTGTATGATTGGGTAACAGACGCGCTTTCCGTTACTCGGGAAGTTCGATTTACAAGCCAACAATTAGAAGCAATTCGCAATGCGATGAATGATCCAAATCGTCGACCGCTTCGTTTTGTTTGTCAGACACAACAAGTGCGGGAAACATTTCGGATAGAAGAAGGAGTCGCATGCCAAAACCAAGGAACAACGTGTGACCAAGTCGGAGAAAAACAAACGGTAACGGTGCCTGTTGGCGGGAAGTTAGTAGAAGCACAATTAGTCGATTTAGTGTTTAAAACAGACGTTGTCTTAAAAGTGCTCGATCGTTTAGGAAATGTTGTGACGAGTATTCCGTTAAATGTTACTGCTTTTCAGTCGTTCGTTCTTTGTTATCCGGATGGAACCGATTTATTTTGTAAAGTAACGAAAGTCATTTGTCGTATTCCGAGTGGTACGGTTTTAGTGAATAATCCGGTTTCAGAATCGATTCAATTAGAAGTTATTTTCTGTGTCGATATCCAAGTAGAAGCGGAAGTAAAATTAGAAGTGTTAGCTAAATTCTGTGCACCTCGTGAAAATGATATTGAAGTACCAATTGTAACAGAAGTATGTCCAGAACCAGAGTTTCCACCACAATGTCCAGCCATTTTCCCGCGTCCAAATTGTGATTGCCAAGCAAGTGGAAATGTCACTGGCCAAACATCGCAACAAGCAACAGAAATTGGCATCGCATCTGTTGACTTTGATATTTGTCCAAATTGCCATATTAAAAATAGCCGTTTACTCTTTACATTTAAAGATGAAGATTTTTCAGATGGAGCAAAAGATTTTACATTCCAAGCAACATCGTTTGATCAAAGCACTTTAAAATGTGAAAAATCACAAGGTGGCTTACGATTAACAGTCAGTGGAACAGGGGAATTTACAAACGGAAAATTAGCGAATTTTACGCTAACACTTTGGGAACGAAAAGGTGGCGGCGGTCAACAATTCGAAATTACACTTACACGTTTTCATGCGCAACAAAATCCAATCTTCACAACTGGGCGAGTGAATGTGACGTCAGGTTCCTTTACAATAGAAGATTGTGTTACTTTTGAAGATATCAAATTAAAGAAATCACCGTAA
- a CDS encoding ATP-dependent helicase produces the protein MFSAHFHQQLIELSTFPRKDWYKLRDASNTHQLLCPTCSKPVVFVHTIFKTPSFIHLVPSDCPDETDEPSPSYYQAKRLKVTEPFENMQPAQPTNHPLYHHLKACGYPLNTEQWKGVTTIDTPLLIAAGPGSGKTRVLTARVAYILQETNTNPNELMLISFTKKAATELKERLQSYQLFPSNILNRIVCGTFHSVFYRILRYHEPIRWDAAKLLSHEWKKEVLLRQAAKSLGISEQEIVFDEMLQTFSFYKNQGKTPDDILKTEPNGMTEQLFQAYETLKRDEGLFDFDDMLLGCLQFFRENLPILANYQQRFRYIMIDEFQDINWVQYELIQLLSTSSNLCVVGDDDQTIYSFRGSSPSFLLEMKEKVAGLETIVLSTNYRSSHEIVEASKRLIQHNYKRVPKKLHATFSTKKGPILFFPFDEEEEAFFIANYVEKAKRLHPDKTIAILCRTHAQSRALLEQSLHHNCSLAAAKTVEQYYNRPIPKIVRSYFALAVNPDDETALKGILPSLFIKQSFVNEIRAQSVLHDVSLIEALRFAEGLPAFQKKRLETIATLLPKIKDITPKRALVYLEHDVGLNDYIKKRSDENNRFDGAKDDLKQLHVAFRPFTSIREWLDYLEELIIREKMLKNEPSNVHVLSIHQSKGLEFDEVFVLGVNQGLLPHDFALDLYKKDKDASFIEEERRLLYVAMTRARTKLFLSVLSHYQTEAAQRSLFISQLKK, from the coding sequence TTGTTCAGTGCCCATTTCCATCAGCAACTAATTGAATTATCCACATTTCCAAGAAAAGATTGGTATAAACTTCGCGATGCTTCAAACACACATCAACTGTTATGCCCAACTTGCTCGAAACCAGTTGTGTTTGTTCATACCATTTTCAAAACTCCATCTTTCATTCATCTCGTACCGTCCGATTGTCCTGATGAAACAGATGAACCATCGCCATCATATTACCAGGCCAAGCGATTAAAAGTAACCGAACCTTTTGAAAATATGCAGCCAGCACAACCAACAAATCATCCGCTTTATCATCATTTAAAAGCATGCGGCTATCCACTTAATACCGAACAATGGAAAGGAGTAACAACGATTGATACACCGTTACTAATTGCCGCTGGTCCTGGAAGTGGAAAAACACGCGTATTAACCGCTCGGGTTGCATACATTTTACAAGAAACGAACACGAATCCAAATGAATTAATGCTCATATCCTTTACAAAAAAAGCAGCGACAGAATTAAAAGAACGACTACAATCGTATCAATTATTTCCTTCTAACATCCTGAATCGCATCGTGTGCGGGACATTTCATAGTGTGTTTTACCGGATTTTACGTTATCACGAACCGATACGCTGGGATGCGGCAAAGCTACTTTCCCATGAATGGAAAAAAGAAGTACTTCTTAGACAAGCAGCTAAATCACTTGGAATTAGTGAACAAGAAATCGTATTTGATGAAATGTTACAAACGTTTAGTTTTTATAAAAACCAAGGAAAAACACCAGATGATATCTTAAAAACAGAGCCAAATGGAATGACGGAGCAATTATTTCAAGCCTATGAAACGTTGAAACGAGACGAAGGGCTATTTGATTTTGATGATATGTTGCTCGGTTGTTTACAATTTTTCCGTGAAAACCTTCCTATTCTAGCAAACTATCAACAACGTTTTCGTTATATTATGATTGATGAGTTTCAAGATATTAACTGGGTACAATACGAATTAATCCAATTGCTAAGTACATCTAGTAATCTATGTGTCGTTGGCGATGACGATCAGACTATTTATTCCTTTCGTGGGAGCAGCCCATCATTTTTACTAGAAATGAAAGAAAAAGTAGCTGGATTAGAAACGATTGTATTATCGACTAATTATAGGTCTAGTCACGAAATTGTCGAAGCATCAAAACGTCTTATTCAACACAACTATAAACGAGTGCCCAAAAAGCTACATGCGACGTTTTCTACGAAAAAAGGGCCAATTCTCTTTTTTCCTTTTGATGAAGAAGAGGAAGCATTTTTTATTGCAAATTATGTAGAAAAAGCGAAACGGTTACATCCGGACAAAACGATTGCGATTTTATGTCGAACACATGCGCAATCAAGAGCCTTACTCGAACAATCGCTCCATCACAATTGCTCGCTCGCTGCAGCGAAAACGGTGGAACAATATTACAATCGACCGATTCCGAAAATTGTCCGTAGCTATTTTGCATTAGCTGTGAATCCAGATGATGAAACCGCATTAAAAGGAATTCTTCCAAGTTTATTTATTAAACAATCGTTTGTGAATGAAATTCGCGCACAAAGTGTATTACACGATGTATCGTTAATTGAAGCACTTCGATTTGCAGAAGGACTTCCAGCATTTCAAAAAAAACGATTAGAAACAATCGCCACGTTATTACCAAAAATCAAAGACATCACACCAAAACGAGCACTCGTGTATCTCGAACATGATGTAGGGTTAAACGATTACATAAAAAAACGTAGCGATGAGAACAATCGATTTGACGGAGCAAAAGATGATTTAAAACAGTTACATGTTGCGTTCCGACCTTTTACATCTATTCGAGAATGGTTAGATTATCTAGAGGAATTAATCATTCGCGAAAAAATGTTAAAAAACGAACCATCGAATGTCCATGTGTTATCGATTCATCAATCAAAAGGGTTAGAATTTGATGAAGTGTTCGTGCTCGGTGTCAATCAAGGCCTGCTTCCGCATGATTTTGCCTTAGACCTATATAAAAAAGACAAAGATGCTTCGTTTATCGAAGAAGAACGTCGATTGCTCTATGTTGCAATGACTCGTGCCCGGACAAAACTATTTTTATCGGTGCTGTCCCATTATCAAACAGAAGCAGCACAACGAAGCTTGTTTATCTCCCAATTGAAAAAATAG
- a CDS encoding DUF421 domain-containing protein, with protein MQFLHLSLELIIGFFALMLVTKALGKTQITQITPFDFISALVLGELVGNAIYDKDIHIWYILYAVLLWGVLVASIEFITQKLRKTRTWLEGEPSIVIYKGQVNFQALKKNRLDLNQLQHLLRDKDVFSMKDVEYAVLETNGVVNVLKKSLQQNATRKDVQAQEEKVVLPVMFISDGDIIWENIREQNLTKEWLDGQLKVHGIHNIKEVLFAEWTEGEGLYVQKK; from the coding sequence ATGCAATTTTTACATTTATCACTAGAATTAATTATTGGTTTTTTTGCGTTAATGCTTGTCACAAAGGCATTAGGAAAAACGCAAATCACCCAAATTACCCCATTTGATTTTATTTCAGCACTCGTATTGGGGGAACTTGTTGGGAATGCCATTTACGATAAGGATATTCATATATGGTACATACTATATGCGGTACTTTTGTGGGGAGTGCTCGTCGCTTCCATTGAGTTCATCACACAAAAACTCCGCAAAACACGCACTTGGCTAGAAGGAGAACCGTCCATTGTTATTTATAAAGGACAAGTGAATTTTCAAGCGTTAAAGAAAAATCGGTTAGACCTAAACCAACTACAACATTTGCTCCGGGATAAAGATGTGTTTTCCATGAAAGACGTTGAATATGCGGTGTTAGAAACGAATGGAGTCGTCAATGTGTTAAAAAAATCACTGCAACAAAACGCTACGCGAAAAGATGTGCAAGCACAAGAGGAAAAAGTCGTACTACCTGTTATGTTCATTAGCGATGGGGACATTATTTGGGAAAATATTCGTGAACAAAATCTAACGAAAGAATGGTTAGATGGGCAATTAAAAGTACATGGGATTCACAATATAAAAGAAGTACTTTTTGCGGAATGGACAGAAGGGGAAGGACTATACGTGCAAAAAAAATAA
- a CDS encoding GNAT family N-acetyltransferase: MITKVVQTPKEQEDAFFIRKVVFIKEQHVPTDLEYDEFEQTAVHFVTYDGDKPVGAGRLRFVDGMAKVERICILPSYRGKNVGRHLMETIEQEAQQKGYNTFKLNAQVQAMPFYEKLGYTNISKETFMDAGIPHVEMRKSV, from the coding sequence ATGATTACCAAAGTTGTACAAACACCAAAAGAACAAGAAGATGCTTTTTTCATTCGAAAAGTCGTTTTTATAAAAGAACAGCACGTTCCTACAGATTTAGAATATGATGAATTTGAACAAACCGCTGTTCATTTTGTCACCTATGATGGAGACAAACCAGTCGGTGCTGGACGACTTCGCTTTGTCGACGGGATGGCAAAGGTGGAACGAATTTGTATTTTGCCATCGTATCGTGGGAAAAATGTTGGTCGTCACTTAATGGAAACAATCGAACAAGAAGCACAACAAAAAGGATATAACACCTTTAAATTGAATGCACAAGTACAAGCCATGCCGTTTTACGAAAAGCTTGGATACACGAACATTTCAAAAGAAACATTCATGGATGCAGGAATTCCTCATGTGGAAATGAGAAAATCTGTATAA
- a CDS encoding phosphatidylglycerophosphatase A family protein, whose translation MPKTKVFIPTSHIKSLAIELLEERGVEVEDIAKIVYDLQKKYNDITMEQCIENVYAVLDKRELLYALLVGIELDKLTEQKKLSEPLQEILEADESLFGIDETLALGSVFGYGSIAITNYGYLDKVKPHIIGNLDTNEHQVHTFLDDLVAAIASGAAARLAHRTRDSLENGYA comes from the coding sequence ATGCCAAAAACAAAAGTATTTATTCCAACTTCACACATTAAGTCATTAGCAATTGAATTACTAGAAGAACGAGGTGTTGAAGTAGAAGATATCGCAAAAATAGTGTACGATTTACAAAAAAAGTATAACGACATTACGATGGAGCAGTGCATTGAAAATGTTTATGCGGTATTAGATAAGCGCGAGCTTCTGTATGCATTATTAGTAGGAATTGAGTTAGATAAATTAACCGAACAAAAGAAACTATCTGAACCGTTACAAGAAATACTAGAAGCAGATGAAAGTTTATTCGGAATTGATGAAACACTCGCACTCGGTTCTGTGTTTGGATATGGTAGTATTGCTATTACAAACTATGGATATCTCGATAAAGTGAAACCACATATTATCGGAAACCTAGATACGAATGAACATCAAGTGCATACGTTTTTAGATGATCTCGTCGCAGCTATTGCATCTGGTGCTGCAGCAAGACTTGCTCATCGCACTCGTGATTCATTAGAAAACGGGTATGCCTAG
- a CDS encoding cupin domain-containing protein, giving the protein MNILELKMASENPKTIQKIMESKDITITQVMLQKGQVIEEHVQDVTVYIIVQQGEVVFMITGEKVVLTESKILQLNPHERHAVTAETDCSFLIVKVGEPKNEKLHPPVTGK; this is encoded by the coding sequence ATGAACATTTTAGAATTAAAAATGGCAAGCGAAAATCCAAAAACTATTCAAAAGATTATGGAAAGTAAAGATATTACGATTACCCAAGTGATGTTACAGAAAGGGCAAGTAATCGAAGAACATGTACAAGATGTCACGGTTTATATTATCGTGCAACAAGGAGAAGTAGTGTTTATGATTACAGGTGAAAAAGTGGTGCTAACCGAATCGAAAATATTACAATTAAATCCACATGAACGCCATGCCGTAACAGCAGAAACAGATTGTTCATTTTTAATCGTAAAAGTGGGCGAACCGAAAAATGAAAAATTACACCCACCAGTAACAGGGAAGTAA
- a CDS encoding HAD family hydrolase: MVKAVFFDLDDTLLWDKQSIQLAFDKTCKEAQEKYDVDAKALEEAVRAEARELYASYDTWDFTQMIGINPFEGLWGDFTDKINVHFRKMKEIVPTYRKEAWTRGLKRLGIDDAAFGAHLGERFPANRRVSPCLYDDTFAVLDKLIEKGYRLLLLTNGAPTLQNEKLDITPELVPYFEHIVISGNFGRGKPDPSIFEHALFLMGLSKDEAIMVGDNLKTDILGSNRIGMKNVWINRENHEKVDGIEPTYEVTSLTKLFELVEKL; encoded by the coding sequence ATGGTAAAAGCAGTCTTTTTTGATTTAGATGACACGTTGCTATGGGATAAACAAAGTATCCAACTAGCGTTTGATAAAACGTGTAAAGAAGCGCAAGAAAAATATGACGTAGACGCAAAAGCGTTAGAAGAGGCAGTGCGCGCAGAAGCAAGAGAATTATATGCATCATATGACACGTGGGACTTTACTCAAATGATTGGCATCAATCCATTTGAAGGGCTTTGGGGAGATTTTACGGATAAAATTAACGTTCATTTCAGAAAAATGAAAGAAATCGTTCCAACGTATCGGAAAGAAGCATGGACACGCGGGCTGAAACGATTAGGAATTGACGATGCTGCATTCGGCGCTCATTTAGGCGAACGCTTCCCAGCAAACCGAAGAGTATCTCCTTGTTTATATGACGACACATTTGCGGTACTAGATAAATTAATTGAAAAAGGATACCGTTTATTATTATTAACAAACGGTGCTCCAACGTTACAAAACGAAAAACTAGACATCACACCAGAACTAGTTCCGTATTTTGAACATATTGTTATTTCAGGAAACTTCGGTCGCGGCAAACCAGATCCAAGCATTTTCGAACATGCCTTATTTTTAATGGGACTTTCAAAAGACGAAGCAATCATGGTCGGTGATAACTTAAAAACAGACATTTTAGGATCAAACCGCATCGGCATGAAAAACGTGTGGATTAACCGTGAGAATCATGAAAAAGTAGACGGAATCGAACCTACGTATGAAGTGACTTCTCTAACGAAATTATTTGAATTGGTGGAAAAACTTTAA
- a CDS encoding DUF4825 domain-containing protein: MKKRLSIIMMSVLLMISVAACQSTKDALTTDAPIDVQKLFNYKDSYVGDNSAVGNIVVLLPGNTYYEGMALYTKQRPYGIEVTYSANSQEQIETFADYWTREQTEKIMLTNATVFCTLIPNVDEVIITIKRENDIETRTITRSELDSFYGKSVREYAENPEQWEKDIINGTLSNKEDVHRFFQNTNE; encoded by the coding sequence ATGAAAAAACGATTAAGCATCATCATGATGTCTGTTTTATTGATGATTAGTGTTGCGGCATGTCAATCGACAAAGGATGCATTAACAACCGATGCACCAATCGATGTACAAAAACTTTTCAACTATAAAGATTCATATGTAGGAGATAATAGTGCTGTTGGAAATATAGTAGTGCTGCTCCCTGGGAATACTTATTATGAAGGGATGGCGCTTTATACGAAACAACGACCATACGGTATAGAAGTGACGTATAGTGCCAACAGTCAAGAACAAATAGAAACATTTGCTGATTATTGGACAAGAGAACAAACGGAAAAAATCATGCTAACGAATGCGACCGTTTTTTGTACACTTATTCCAAACGTGGATGAAGTAATCATTACTATCAAACGTGAAAATGACATAGAAACACGTACGATTACTCGCAGTGAACTCGATTCTTTTTACGGAAAAAGTGTGCGGGAATATGCGGAAAATCCAGAACAGTGGGAAAAAGATATCATTAATGGTACATTATCAAACAAAGAGGACGTTCATCGCTTTTTTCAAAATACGAATGAATAA
- a CDS encoding class I SAM-dependent methyltransferase, producing the protein MALFDASAATYDDWCKMELGSFVDQLEKKIVEKLAAPVKGEKTLDLGTGTGIYALWLVEKGLDVTGVDVSMGMLEKAKIKNPQATFICSDIHALPFEDETFDLVVCNIVLEFVTDPKKVVAEVFRVLKKNGRFVCGFIGKESSWGEQYIKKGKEKADSAFASATFFTPDSVKQLTNVPPEKIEYGLYVGSSEFQGKSQAEQVEKERAETWKGHHAGYFAVRWRKK; encoded by the coding sequence ATGGCTCTTTTTGATGCATCAGCAGCAACGTATGATGATTGGTGTAAAATGGAACTAGGTTCTTTCGTTGACCAATTGGAAAAAAAGATAGTGGAGAAATTAGCTGCCCCAGTAAAAGGGGAAAAAACGTTAGACTTAGGAACCGGTACAGGCATTTATGCCTTATGGTTAGTAGAAAAAGGTTTAGATGTTACAGGTGTAGATGTTTCGATGGGAATGTTGGAAAAAGCAAAGATAAAAAATCCACAAGCGACATTTATTTGTAGCGACATTCACGCATTACCTTTTGAAGACGAGACGTTTGACTTAGTCGTATGCAACATTGTGCTTGAATTTGTGACGGATCCGAAAAAGGTAGTAGCGGAAGTATTCCGTGTGCTTAAAAAGAATGGGCGATTTGTTTGTGGATTTATCGGAAAAGAAAGTAGCTGGGGAGAGCAGTACATAAAAAAGGGAAAAGAAAAAGCAGACAGCGCTTTTGCATCTGCCACCTTTTTCACTCCAGATAGTGTGAAACAATTAACGAACGTTCCTCCTGAAAAGATAGAGTATGGATTGTATGTTGGCTCTAGTGAATTTCAAGGAAAAAGCCAGGCTGAACAAGTAGAAAAAGAAAGAGCAGAGACATGGAAAGGGCACCATGCTGGATACTTTGCTGTGAGATGGAGAAAAAAGTGA